The DNA sequence TATCTGTGAGGCAAACTTGTCTTTCAAAGCGGACATCAATTTCTCCTTTCGGATATCTAACTATCTATCGCGCACCGGCGGAAACCATGGCAGCACAGGTGTCCTGCCCCCCAATTCGGTCAGGTCTTTGGTTCTGCTTGAGTCTTCCTCCGTCTTGCGCAATGTGAAAAGGTTCACAAATAAAAGCGTAACACTTCCAAATAATATCCGAGCAATGGTAATATCTCGGCCGAAAGATGTCAACTACTATTTGAGCCAATCTGAATAGATTCAAATTCTTACGTCCACGAGCGGTCTGCTCACTCGACACGGAAGCATGTCAGATCTTCGACGCCGATCGGCGTCAATATCTATCGTTTTTGTCATGAATCCACATATCAAGCTGGGCAGCGCTCCGAAGAAGAAATGTCTTGCGGGCACAATTTTAACGCCATATCATTTGAGCCGATTGGCTTCGGCCTGGAGGGAAAATTGGATGAAATGCGTATTCTGTGACATCATTGCAGGTATTGAGAAAGCGGACATTTTCCATGAAGATGATGATGTGTTCGTTTTTCGCGATCATTTCCCGAGAGCTCCAACTCATCTCCTGATATGCCCCAAGAAGCATTACACTGATCTTATGGACGCCCCTCCCGAGATTATGCCGAAGATGCACGAAGCAGTACGAATTGTCGCAAGGAAACTGGGTGCCGACACCGGCGGTTTTCGTCTGATTGTCAACAATGGTTCGACGGCCGGTCAGATAGTATTTCACCTGCATTATCACTTCCTGACACATTGCGAAATTAAGTAGACCCATCTCAAAGCAGCACAGAGATTAGAACGCTTAGCTCGCGATAAAAACCACTGGACTTCTCGCCGGGGTGCGTCTCGATTCGATCATTCCGGTAACTCCTGTGCTGATTTTTTGACCGCCATGATCCATTACCGCTTGTCAACAGCAGTGAATTTACTATCTTGGCGCCGTTGGAGTACTATGATGATTGAACCGGAAACACTGAAAATACTTGAATTTGAC is a window from the Candidatus Zixiibacteriota bacterium genome containing:
- a CDS encoding HIT domain-containing protein, which encodes MKCVFCDIIAGIEKADIFHEDDDVFVFRDHFPRAPTHLLICPKKHYTDLMDAPPEIMPKMHEAVRIVARKLGADTGGFRLIVNNGSTAGQIVFHLHYHFLTHCEIK